A region of the Rubripirellula tenax genome:
GTTGCAGGATGCGACGCGGCAAACAAACGCAAAGTGCAGTTTCTACTTTGACGGCCCAGACCTAAGCTTGATCGAAAAACGAACGAGCGAGTGGATTGCCGACCAAGGGGCTCCATTGCAAATGGTCATCAGCGTCGACCCGATTGATTCGCGTGGGTTGTTGGACTTACTGCCAAAGGGTGTCAACAAAGCGTTCGGGCTGCATTGGTGGCGAGAAAGCCAGGGTTTTGATCACAAACAAATCGTTTTCGCAGGCGACTCAGGAAACGACACCGCGGCGATGGTCTCGGGCGTTCGATCCATCGTGGTCGCCAATGCCGCAGATTCATTGATCCAGGCAGCCCGGCATCATCATCGCGATTCCGGCGACTTGGTTTTGGCAAAGCGAAATGCGACGTGCGGAGTATTGGACGGGCTAAGGCATTTCCTTGACCTTTAGCAACTGATTGCGGGGTGCCTTTCGAATCGTTTCAACATGCCCTGGCTCTATCTGGTACCGTGGTTTTCTTAGTGTTTTGGCTTGCAGCGGTGTGCTGAACGACTGTTCGGGTCAATGTTTTCGAATTAAAACATCCAATACTTGACAAGTGATATGAGTCTTCTTGATGCAGAGCAGCCACTAAAAGTCACCTTGATCTCGCTGCACGGTTTGGTCCGCGGACACGACTTA
Encoded here:
- a CDS encoding HAD-IIB family hydrolase; this encodes MKVPIAVLATDLDGTLIPNLDESLEVEALSKLSTLIVDAGLKLLFVTGRSYSLTIDAIEQFRLPPPDAILCDVGSCLMERAGDQGYGISEVYQAAMTNNLQGWTHARICEGVRSAGLPLELQDATRQTNAKCSFYFDGPDLSLIEKRTSEWIADQGAPLQMVISVDPIDSRGLLDLLPKGVNKAFGLHWWRESQGFDHKQIVFAGDSGNDTAAMVSGVRSIVVANAADSLIQAARHHHRDSGDLVLAKRNATCGVLDGLRHFLDL